ATGCTCTTCTGATGTGTTGTGTTTGCTAAATCGCATTCTCTCATATGCCATGTTGTTTTATTCTCCttatattaataaaaatctttCTGGCTTTTTAAAACATACAAACGTACATAGTTTTCATTCCACTAAATATGCTTACTCTCTAGAAGATCTCTTTTCGAACAGTCCAACTTGGAGGATTTGCCATTAGTTGTTTCCTTACgtcttgaccatttttaacttttccatgttttgtaTCTTAGTTGTAATCTTCGTATCTTTGTACTTTAGTCGATAAtcttcattgttttgatgaagTTATCGTGTTTAATAAAATTTCTCTCtacgccgttaaaaaaaaaaatctcttttCATTCCTATAATTTTCGGGTTTTTCAGATTTACGACCTTACCCACCCAGGGAACTATGAAAAGATGATATCAACAGTATATTCTCGATTAATATCAACAGTACTTATCATATTGCAACCTCAATCTCTAGACCAGATTCCTTTTTTATGTTGCTAAAAATACGAAAACTCAAATAAACCCGGAAACGTTCTCAAAAAGAAAACGTGACAACCAGAAAGTACAAAGTTGGGGCAGGACGAGGCTCGAACTTAGAAAGATACAAAGAAAACCAGATGTTAAACTACCTATAAACGAGCCTCATCCGTCAAAACCAAAAACATATTAATAACCGAGAACAAGAAAAACACTACCACCAATTCCAACCACTTGATCCGAACCAAGCGATAAATACAAGCTAGAACGAATACACTACTAACGAACCAAGGGGTCCGTCTTCCAAGGACTTACCCGCACAATTGGACGCTAAACCGTTATCAGTAACCTTATTAACAACGAGTGTTACATTTTCTGAAAACCCAACATTAGCTTTACCCTTTAATGTTAATGAATCTAACCCATTCACTATAACATAGTCACTAACTAGATCATTTACTTTTAATGAATCAAACACACACCTTAACAGCGACACTAGCTTGCTCCTTTATATCTAATGAATCATTCACTTTTATACAGTCATTATCCTTCACCTAGTAACAAATTCTCTGCGTCCCATTTTCTTCTTAATTGCGTCGAAATTTTTAGCTCCTCAATTAGACGATAAATTGACCGAAGCATCGCTAGGTGGATTCGACTCAAGCCTATTCAGAATCGCCTCATCCAAAGATCCGAAAACCAACCCAAATGGTGTAGTCTTCTGTTGAGTACTGCTGACCGAAACAGGATCGTGTTTTTCATCAACCGAAGAAGGTCTCCTCAACCTTTTGCTTACTCCGCCTATATGATTATCATACACCGTCATTTGTTGCTCACAATTTACATTCGCAGCTCCACACCTAAACCCGTCTTCAACCATCGGGCCACTCGACACCACAAACCGATTGGTGGAAACCAGCAAACCAAGATCAAACAAGTTAAAAATGAAATGATCCACCATTGACGTATCCGAGAGCTCAGATATCCAAACGTCAATTCTACTGTTCCCTACAACATGTTTTCATTATTGCATAAATGCATTCTCATGCCACACTATACAAGCAAGCTATATATAATTCCAACCTAATGTTTTTATGCATGATTTGATACATAATCCTCCCTGGACCCTGTAATGTACTGTTTTGTATGGGAAGCATTAAGTGAGATTTGAAGCTGCAACTCTAATCAAGCAATAAATATTCCAAAAAACAACATAAAACTCATTAAATCTCTTTACTTATCAAAGTTAAACATTTAAAACACAAACTCAAAACGTATCACAACAACAAGGTTTAACTTTACATGTTACTACTACTGCTTTCAAAGTCCAACCTTTCATTCTTGCATCTCCTTTGATCTCCAATCATCGATTCAAAAACATCCAACAAACAATCCAACCCTTCAATATCCTCTTTACCAATCGCCTTGAGTGTATACACAATGCTCTCAATTGACGACAAATATCCAGCTTTCGGTTGTCGTCTCACTTCACCATATACACTCAACTTACCAATATCCAATTTCAAATGTGGAAACAATCTCAACCATGGATTCTCTTTATACATCCTAGTAGCTTTAGCCCATGTTCCATCTAATACAATCAAATTCTTAACATTAAAATCTACATCTTCAATCCCAATCGAATTCTCACATGGAAATAGTAATATCGAACCCGAAGGAACCACCATTTCAAATTCTTGAACATAGTTTCCATCACTCCATCTCTGCATCTTTTTAACAGTAAACCCATTTTGCACCCCATTAATCACATCTTTATCAACCAAAAAATTATCAAAATCTTGACTTTGACTCCAGTTATTTACAAGTGAAGTAACTGAACCCCTTTTATCAATAGTGAAACTAATATCAGCTggatgtaaagattcaaactttttatGATTCTTGACTGATTCATGATGACCCAGATCAAGATCTGGTTTAAAAAAGTGTATATCGAAAAGGGCATCTGAAATAACATCGGAAACATGTGCAATATTGATGTTTTTGAGACCTAGGGTTGCTATTCTAGCTGAATTAAGTGGGTGTTTCTTTTCTAAACTGTGTTGAAGAACTGTAACTGCAATTGTGTTTTCAAGAATTGGGGTTTTGAATCGTGTGCAGAGACAGACTCGAGTGGGTCTCGAACAAGATGGGCATGTGGGTCTACTATTATCTTGAACAGAGTCGGTCGCCATTGCTAGGGTTAGGGTATGTGGCTTGAATAAGAAGAAAACCGGGTTTCTTTTGGAGCTCAGTATATGGACTTTGGGTCCAAAAATGGAGAGCATTTGAATTGCAATAACTACTGAATCAATAGGTTATAAACTTGGTAGAAAAATTTATGAGTATAAAAACTAGTGTTTTACTATCCTTTCCTGGCTAGGGTTTTAGTTGATAACGTTGGCATTGATGGATGATGTTGGTCGATATAACATATACGGTTAGAAATGTGTAGTGTTAGTTGAATTTGTAACAGGAT
This window of the Rutidosis leptorrhynchoides isolate AG116_Rl617_1_P2 chromosome 7, CSIRO_AGI_Rlap_v1, whole genome shotgun sequence genome carries:
- the LOC139858093 gene encoding uncharacterized protein — encoded protein: MLSIFGPKVHILSSKRNPVFFLFKPHTLTLAMATDSVQDNSRPTCPSCSRPTRVCLCTRFKTPILENTIAVTVLQHSLEKKHPLNSARIATLGLKNINIAHVSDVISDALFDIHFFKPDLDLGHHESVKNHKKFESLHPADISFTIDKRGSVTSLVNNWSQSQDFDNFLVDKDVINGVQNGFTVKKMQRWSDGNYVQEFEMVVPSGSILLFPCENSIGIEDVDFNVKNLIVLDGTWAKATRMYKENPWLRLFPHLKLDIGKLSVYGEVRRQPKAGYLSSIESIVYTLKAIGKEDIEGLDCLLDVFESMIGDQRRCKNERLDFESSSSNM